In a single window of the Elaeis guineensis isolate ETL-2024a chromosome 4, EG11, whole genome shotgun sequence genome:
- the LOC105037478 gene encoding noroxomaritidine synthase 2, with amino-acid sequence MAPSLLVASLCLLQTYPEILISVTCFFFFYCYQKTKKGPGIPVNWPFVGMFPALLAHLHHLHDWGTMVLKESGCTFFFRGPWFSGMDMLFTCDPANVHHVFNANFLNYPKGDDFSEIFDILGDGIFNSDAESWRSQRMKAHSLISDQRFRSFVSQSSRNKVEKGVIPLLDQLAKQEVAVDLQDVFLRLTFDATCYLVFGVDPGCLSIGFPTVPFAKAMDDATAALLFRHTVPPAWWKLQRWFRIGEEKKLALAWEVIDQFIAQRIAEKKEERNKSRSHEEAPRDLLSSYIDNCDDLHVVDVENPMELNKFLRDTAMNFMIAGRDTTGAALTWFFWLLSKNPRVELKILEELKSLRKERSCSDGMTLFDAEELKGLVYLHAALCESLRLYPPVPFEHKGVLQSEALPSGHKAQPGTKILFVLYSMGRMEGVWGKDCLEFKPERWISEKGKLRHEPSYKFLSFNSGPRTCLGKDMAFTQMKAVAAAMVCNFHVDVVEGHVVEPKLSIILHMKNGLMVRIRKRSGA; translated from the coding sequence ATGGCTCCCAGTTTGTTAGTGGCTTCACTATGCCTCTTGCAAACATACCCTGAGATCCTCATATCCGttacttgcttctttttcttctactgcTACCAAAAGACCAAGAAGGGGCCTGGGATCCCAGTGAATTGGCCATTCGTAGGGATGTTTCCAGCCCTTCTTGCCCACCTCCACCACCTCCACGACTGGGGCACCATGGTCCTGAAGGAGAGCGGGTGCACCTTCTTCTTCCGTGGCCCGTGGTTCTCAGGCATGGACATGTTGTTCACCTGCGACCCAGCCAACGTCCACCATGTCTTCAATGCCAACTTCCTGAATTACCCGAAGGGCGACGACTTCTCCGAGATCTTCGACATCCTCGGCGATGGGATCTTCAATTCCGACGCAGAGTCATGGAGAAGCCAAAGGATGAAAGCCCATAGCCTGATTAGTGATCAAAGGTTTCGGTCCTTCGTGTCGCAGTCGAGCCGAAACAAGGTGGAGAAGGGAGTCATCCCTCTTCTGGATCAACTTGCCAAGCAAGAAGTCGCAGTAGATTTGCAAGATGTGTTCCTAAGGCTAACCTTTGATGCCACCTGTTACTTGGTTTTTGGCGTTGACCCCGGGTGCCTCTCTATCGGATTTCCCACAGTTCCATTTGCCAAGGCTATGGACGATGCCACGGCGGCCTTGCTCTTCCGGCACACAGTGCCACCGGCGTGGTGGAAGTTGCAGAGATGGTTCAGGATAGGGGAGGAGAAGAAATTGGCACTGGCATGGGAAGTGATTGACCAATTCATAGCACAAAGAATTGCCgagaaaaaggaggagaggaACAAATCAAGAAGCCATGAGGAGGCACCAAGAGATCTATTATCATCTTATATTGATAATTGTGACGACCTTCATGTGGTGGATGTGGAAAATCCAATGGAATTGAATAAGTTTCTTCGAGATACAGCAATGAATTTTATGATTGCAGGGAGGGACACCACTGGTGCCGCCCTCACATGGTTCTTTTGGTTGCTCTCAAAGAATCCGCGTGTGGAGTTGAAGATCCTGGAGGAATTGAAGTCGCTACGAAAGGAGAGGTCATGCTCAGATGGCATGACCCTATTCGATGCCGAGGAGCTCAAAGGGTTGGTCTACTTGCATGCGGCCTTGTGCGAATCCTTGAGGCTATACCCGCCGGTTCCGTTCGAGCACAAAGGCGTGTTGCAATCCGAAGCCCTTCCGAGCGGCCACAAAGCCCAGCCAGGAACGAAGATACTGTTCGTTTTGTATTCTATGGGAAGGATGGAAGGGGTATGGGGAAAAGATTGCTTAGAATTTAAGCCGGAGAGATGGATTTCAGAGAAAGGGAAGTTGAGGCATGAGCCATCTTATAAGTTCCTTTCATTCAACTCCGGGCCGAGGACTTGTCTAGGGAAGGACATGGCCTTCACTCAGATGAAAGCGGTAGCGGCTGCAATGGTGTGCAACTTCCATGTTGATGTGGTTGAAGGCCATGTGGTTGAGCCAAAGCTTTCAATCATCCTTCACATGAAGAATGGCTTGATGGTGAGGATCAGGAAGAGATCTGGCGCCTGA